The Candidatus Binatia bacterium genome contains a region encoding:
- a CDS encoding sulfatase — MDWGLSLMPASSFTGATRSWAGLVWFAIAALACSTPDAGLERPLEGSPDVELAPVDVAGTTRLGFCLEKPGDVELGDLARGTLHVDVSVSSTRPMDSGSVELRLRDGRRFLAQSERRCAVDLGEPTAANQWHACELPLEGLYRDAVLDVDWSSVREDDTVCISSPLLIGSEAPQGLPLVFVIVVDTTRIREVRTFSAEGKLRDGVGRLQRDGITFERARAPTSWTRPSVASLLTGVSPMRHRVFGRYDILGTELVTLPEVFQDSHYVTMGWTTNPNVLPVWGFARGFDVFKDLGTGEWNRAKPDGRTVFLQVQDAVEGNEGHAAFHYIHVIDPHVPYRPGKWGRAAAKAAVDILPAKRAKRRRYLAYVGEIFDVNRELGRFFRFLDTRGLYDDALILVVSDHGEEFGEHGGVRHGKTLYEEMLHVPAWLKLPGNALAGTRIDDYVALADFPATVLNALDLPLPEDLKPTDVLAVENTPSLGRRPHVATLRVDGKRLAAVVDGPWKLIRDELENREMLFHLGEDPGELQNRVETDREKATELRTLLDSATVASEEDLHVRVCGHEGPSDVNLVLSVRPEAVQPRALEAGDALSERAGELHVDLGLEPTYRSRLDRQGKEGAYFNDEDELLIDAAGLSQGGSWIRSASGSLPYALGNSSTLRRGPIPPLESLFAEATVESGEAIACVADAGETHLRIWYVQPGEALDAGKVDEALAERLRALGYAF; from the coding sequence ATGGATTGGGGCTTATCGCTCATGCCGGCCTCCTCGTTCACCGGTGCGACACGCTCGTGGGCCGGACTCGTCTGGTTCGCGATCGCCGCGCTCGCCTGCTCGACTCCGGACGCGGGTCTTGAACGTCCGCTCGAGGGCTCGCCCGACGTCGAGCTCGCCCCGGTAGACGTGGCCGGTACCACGCGGCTCGGATTCTGCCTCGAAAAGCCGGGCGACGTGGAACTCGGGGACCTTGCGCGCGGCACGTTACACGTCGACGTGAGCGTCTCGTCCACGCGTCCGATGGATTCCGGTAGCGTCGAGCTCAGGCTGCGCGATGGTCGACGGTTCCTGGCGCAGTCGGAGCGCCGCTGCGCCGTCGATCTCGGTGAGCCGACGGCGGCTAACCAGTGGCACGCCTGCGAGCTGCCCCTCGAAGGGCTCTACCGTGACGCGGTCCTCGACGTCGACTGGTCCTCGGTCCGTGAGGACGACACGGTGTGCATCTCCTCGCCCCTTCTCATCGGCAGCGAGGCCCCGCAGGGTCTCCCTTTGGTCTTCGTGATCGTCGTGGACACCACGCGCATCAGAGAGGTTCGGACCTTCTCGGCGGAAGGCAAGCTCCGAGACGGGGTCGGCCGCCTACAACGAGACGGAATTACATTCGAACGCGCGCGCGCACCGACGTCATGGACACGCCCCTCGGTCGCGAGCCTTCTCACGGGAGTCTCGCCCATGCGCCACCGGGTCTTCGGGCGCTACGACATCCTGGGCACCGAACTCGTCACACTGCCGGAGGTCTTCCAGGACAGTCACTACGTGACAATGGGCTGGACGACGAATCCCAACGTTCTTCCGGTCTGGGGATTCGCGCGCGGCTTCGACGTCTTTAAGGATCTCGGGACCGGGGAGTGGAATCGGGCAAAGCCCGACGGAAGAACGGTCTTCCTGCAGGTCCAGGACGCGGTGGAAGGAAACGAGGGCCACGCCGCGTTCCACTACATCCACGTCATCGACCCCCACGTGCCGTATCGTCCGGGAAAATGGGGCCGCGCAGCCGCCAAGGCCGCGGTGGACATTCTCCCGGCAAAGCGAGCGAAGCGCCGACGGTATCTGGCCTATGTGGGCGAGATCTTCGACGTAAACCGCGAGCTCGGCCGCTTCTTCCGCTTCTTGGACACCCGCGGGCTGTACGACGATGCGTTGATCCTCGTTGTCTCCGACCACGGCGAGGAGTTTGGCGAACACGGTGGCGTGCGTCATGGGAAGACTCTCTACGAGGAGATGCTCCACGTACCTGCGTGGCTCAAGCTTCCGGGCAACGCGCTGGCCGGTACGCGGATCGACGACTACGTGGCGCTGGCGGACTTTCCGGCGACAGTGCTGAACGCGTTGGATCTCCCCCTTCCCGAAGACCTGAAGCCGACGGACGTTCTTGCCGTGGAGAACACCCCGAGCCTCGGGCGGAGGCCGCACGTAGCGACGTTGCGCGTCGACGGCAAACGGCTGGCCGCCGTCGTCGACGGGCCTTGGAAGCTGATCCGCGACGAGCTCGAAAACCGGGAGATGCTCTTTCACCTGGGCGAAGATCCAGGCGAGCTCCAGAATCGGGTCGAGACCGATCGGGAGAAGGCCACGGAGCTACGAACGTTGCTCGACTCGGCGACAGTTGCGAGTGAGGAGGATCTGCACGTCCGGGTGTGCGGGCACGAGGGCCCTTCGGATGTGAACCTCGTTCTTTCTGTACGGCCCGAAGCGGTGCAGCCGCGCGCTCTCGAAGCCGGCGACGCACTGAGCGAACGCGCGGGTGAGCTGCACGTCGACCTCGGACTCGAGCCGACTTACCGCTCGCGGCTCGACCGACAGGGGAAGGAAGGCGCGTACTTCAATGACGAGGACGAGCTGCTGATCGACGCCGCGGGGCTGAGCCAGGGCGGCTCGTGGATCCGGTCGGCGTCCGGAAGTCTCCCCTACGCCCTCGGCAACAGCAGCACGCTTCGGCGCGGGCCGATCCCTCCCCTGGAATCGTTGTTCGCGGAGGCAACCGTGGAGTCGGGCGAGGCCATCGCGTGCGTCGCCGACGCCGGCGAGACCCATCTGCGGATCTGGTACGTGCAGCCGGGAGAGGCACTCGACGCCGGCAAGGTCGACGAGGCGCTCGCCGAGAGGCTGCGGGCGCTGGGCTACGCCTTCTGA